In Taeniopygia guttata chromosome 2, bTaeGut7.mat, whole genome shotgun sequence, one genomic interval encodes:
- the CCK gene encoding cholecystokinin precursor (The RefSeq protein has 2 substitutions compared to this genomic sequence) gives MYSGLCICVFLAVLSVSSLGQQTLGTLDGHPVPAELEQSLPEHQRHSRAPSSAGPLKPLQRLDASSDQRANIGALLAKYLQQARKGSTGRFSVMGNRVQSIDPTHRINDRDYMGWMDFGRRSAEEYEYSS, from the exons ATGTACAGCGGGCTATGCATCTGCGTGTTCCTCGCCGTGCTCTCGGTGAGCTCCCTCGGACAGCAAACTCTGGGCACGCTCGATGGGCATCCTCTGCCTGccgagctggagcagagcctgccgGAGCACCAGCGGCACTCCCGAGCTCCCTCGGCTGCCGGGCCCCTGAAACCCCTGCAGCGGCTGGATGCCAGCAGTGACCAAAGAGCCAACATCGGCGCCTTGCTGGCCAAGTATCTCCAGCAAGCCAGGAAAG GTTCCACTGGAAGATTCTCAGTTATGGGAAACAGGGTACAGAGCATTGATCCTACTCACAGGATAAATGACAGAGACTACATGGGCTGGATGGATTTTGGACGCCGCAGTGCTGAAGAATATGAGTATTCTTCCTGA